One Bartonella tribocorum CIP 105476 genomic window carries:
- the miaB gene encoding tRNA (N6-isopentenyl adenosine(37)-C2)-methylthiotransferase MiaB: protein MNKVNPKNTSPVAPKKVFIKTYGCQMNVYDSQRMTDSLSSQGYVTTQTPNDADLILVNTCHIREKAAEKLYSDLGRLRVMRQERTPDKPLTVGVTGCVAQAEGSEILRRAPIVDLVIGPQMYHRLPELLEKAKQGKKIIETDYAVEDKFAHLPPHNKRAVRKRGVSAFLTVQEGCDKFCTFCVVPYTRGAEISRSVEQITEEARQLIEAGVKEITLLGQNVNGWHGQSADGKTWRLGDLLYHLAKLDGLKRLRYTTSHPRDMDDSLIAAHRDLDMLMPYLHLPVQSGSDRILKAMNRQHKSSYYLHLIEKIRAARPDIAFSGDFIVGFPGETDEDFEETIKLIQQVQYSSAYSFKYSPRPGTVGATMKNHVDESVKDARLQHLQVLLLEQQNTFLRSKIGQKTDVLIEKPGRHSGQMVGRSPWLLPVVVDTESSTGSVVEIHIKNASSNSFVGEMTNR from the coding sequence ATGAATAAAGTAAACCCTAAAAACACATCTCCTGTTGCTCCTAAAAAAGTTTTTATTAAAACCTATGGATGTCAAATGAATGTTTATGATAGCCAACGGATGACTGATAGTCTCAGTTCACAAGGCTATGTGACAACACAAACGCCAAATGATGCCGATCTTATTCTTGTTAATACCTGTCATATTCGTGAAAAAGCAGCAGAAAAACTTTATTCTGATTTGGGTCGTTTGCGCGTTATGCGTCAAGAGCGAACACCGGATAAACCCTTGACAGTTGGTGTAACGGGTTGTGTTGCACAAGCTGAGGGAAGTGAAATCTTGCGCCGTGCTCCAATAGTAGATCTTGTCATTGGTCCGCAAATGTATCATCGTTTGCCAGAATTGTTAGAAAAAGCCAAACAAGGCAAAAAGATTATCGAAACAGATTATGCTGTTGAAGATAAATTTGCTCATTTGCCGCCTCATAATAAACGCGCTGTAAGAAAACGGGGTGTTAGTGCATTTTTAACAGTACAAGAAGGGTGCGATAAATTTTGCACTTTTTGTGTTGTTCCCTATACGCGTGGTGCTGAAATATCCCGCTCCGTCGAGCAAATTACCGAAGAAGCGCGTCAACTCATTGAAGCTGGTGTTAAAGAAATTACGCTGCTTGGACAAAATGTTAATGGTTGGCATGGGCAAAGTGCTGATGGCAAAACTTGGCGGCTTGGTGATCTTCTTTATCATCTTGCCAAACTAGATGGTTTAAAACGTTTGCGCTACACAACCAGCCATCCGCGTGATATGGATGATAGCCTTATTGCCGCGCATCGAGATCTTGATATGTTAATGCCTTATCTTCATCTCCCTGTTCAATCAGGCTCAGATCGCATCTTAAAAGCCATGAACCGCCAGCACAAAAGCTCTTATTATCTTCATCTTATCGAAAAAATTCGAGCGGCACGGCCAGATATTGCCTTTTCAGGTGATTTTATTGTAGGGTTTCCAGGTGAAACAGATGAAGACTTTGAAGAAACCATTAAGCTTATTCAACAAGTACAATACAGTTCAGCTTATTCTTTTAAGTATTCCCCCCGTCCTGGAACAGTAGGGGCCACCATGAAAAATCACGTTGATGAATCTGTAAAAGATGCTCGGCTTCAACATTTACAAGTTCTTCTCCTTGAACAACAAAATACATTTTTACGTTCTAAAATTGGACAAAAAACGGATGTTCTTATCGAAAAACCTGGACGTCATTCAGGGCAAATGGTGGGGCGCTCCCCTTGGCTTTTACCTGTTGTCGTCGATACAGAATCCTCTACAGGTAGCGTGGTAGAAATTCATATTAAAAATGCAAGCTCAAATAGTTTTGTCGGTGAAATGACAAATAGATAA
- the tsaB gene encoding tRNA (adenosine(37)-N6)-threonylcarbamoyltransferase complex dimerization subunit type 1 TsaB: MLILAIDTASIYCAVALIHHKSVIARLNERMNKGHAERLIGQMTQIMTQANMTLDQVERIAVNVGPGSFTGVRVGVATARALALALEIPAVGVSAFEALAAQVTTRKNLASAITVVIEAGREMFYHQNFHKDLTPLGEPGLKTIENILEDLPQKTQLIGPAADIVMQHIENHKINEKIILEKIPCEAADIVNYAYLAANKQPQNSPRPLYLRSADAKQQTNFALPRKK; encoded by the coding sequence ATGCTTATTCTTGCTATCGATACTGCTTCAATTTATTGTGCTGTTGCACTCATTCATCATAAATCTGTGATTGCGCGTCTTAATGAGCGCATGAATAAAGGACATGCTGAAAGACTTATTGGGCAGATGACACAAATAATGACACAAGCCAATATGACGCTTGATCAAGTTGAGCGTATTGCGGTCAATGTTGGACCTGGGTCGTTTACCGGTGTGCGTGTTGGTGTTGCCACAGCACGCGCTTTGGCATTAGCACTTGAAATACCAGCTGTTGGAGTGAGTGCATTTGAAGCTTTAGCCGCACAAGTCACAACCCGTAAAAATCTTGCATCAGCAATTACTGTTGTCATTGAAGCAGGCAGAGAGATGTTCTACCATCAAAATTTCCATAAGGATCTCACACCTTTGGGAGAACCAGGATTAAAAACAATTGAAAATATCCTAGAAGACTTGCCTCAAAAAACCCAACTAATTGGTCCAGCAGCTGATATCGTTATGCAGCATATTGAAAACCATAAAATAAACGAAAAAATTATCCTAGAAAAAATCCCTTGTGAGGCAGCGGATATTGTGAACTATGCTTATCTTGCTGCAAACAAACAACCACAAAATTCGCCTCGCCCCCTCTATCTACGCAGCGCTGATGCAAAACAACAAACCAATTTCGCGTTACCACGAAAAAAATAA
- the rimI gene encoding ribosomal protein S18-alanine N-acetyltransferase encodes MFKFSLTKKHLGIAPLHVNDSASLHQIHQHCFTPAWGKQAFDTFLTDHSIFGYKVFLIDHSDQILGFCLCRLILDEAEIITIAVHPHYRQQGIGTLLIDHTIHYLQDKRAIKLFLEVESTNLSALNLYQRFEFQKISERLAYYPSKNGRGDAIIMQKTFKQID; translated from the coding sequence ATGTTTAAATTTTCATTGACAAAAAAGCATCTTGGAATTGCTCCACTACACGTTAATGATAGTGCTTCTCTTCACCAAATTCATCAACATTGTTTTACCCCAGCTTGGGGAAAACAAGCTTTTGATACTTTTTTAACAGATCACTCTATCTTTGGGTACAAAGTCTTTCTCATTGATCACTCTGATCAAATTTTAGGCTTCTGCCTATGCCGTCTCATTCTTGATGAAGCAGAAATCATCACAATTGCTGTCCATCCTCATTATCGTCAACAAGGAATTGGTACCTTACTTATTGATCATACAATTCACTATCTTCAGGATAAGCGCGCTATAAAGTTATTCTTGGAAGTAGAATCCACAAATCTTTCTGCTTTAAATCTTTATCAACGCTTTGAATTTCAAAAAATTTCTGAACGTCTAGCTTACTACCCGTCAAAAAATGGTCGCGGTGATGCAATTATTATGCAAAAAACTTTTAAGCAAATAGATTGA